The following proteins are co-located in the Melanotaenia boesemani isolate fMelBoe1 chromosome 5, fMelBoe1.pri, whole genome shotgun sequence genome:
- the LOC121640171 gene encoding butyrophilin subfamily 1 member A1-like: MFFQKIRCSGCFCLLPSQLLFFLLPAHLSCQGSHGGPSLQVVALVGGDVILPCFLSTPADASYLVLEWGRPDLTPGFIHVWRENKEDDRDKQPSYVGRTFLSRDKLKHGDVSLTVSRVTLSDEGTYRCLIPQLGEASFVHLTVGSVSTAIIEVSSDSSSRVVLHCHSAGWYPEPEVFWLYGKGNHLSARPTETVRGPDGLYNVSSRVTVEKGNNRFVCRIQQKNIKQIRETHIHVPDSSSHFSFSKILAVVCLAMISAVLFD; this comes from the exons ATGTTCTTTCAGAAGATCAGGTGttctggatgtttctgcctaCTTCCTTCACAACTGCTATTTTTTCTGCTGCCAGCACATCTGTCCTGCCAAG GTTCTCATGGTGGTCCATCTCTGCAAGTAGTGGCGCTCGTTGGTGGTGACGTCATATTACCATGTTTCCTGAGCACTCCGGCAGATGCTTCATATTTGGTGTTGGAGTGGGGGAGACCTGATCTTACTCCTGGATTTATACATGTGTGGAGAGAAAATAAGGAAGACGATCGTGATAAGCAGCCATCTTATGTGGGAAGAACATTTCTGTCCAGAGACAAACTGAAGCATGGAGACGTTTCACTCACAGTGTCCAGAGTAACTCTCAGTGATGAAGGAACTTACAGATGTCTCATTCCCCAACTAGGAGAGGCTTCATTTGTTCATCTAACCGTAG GTTCGGTCTCTACAGCCATCATAGAGGTTTCTTCCGATAGCAGCAGCAGAGTGGTGTTACACTGTCATTCTGCAGGCTGGTATCCAGAACCTGAGGTGTTCTGGCTGTATGGAAAGGGAAACCACCTCTCTGCTAGACCTACGGAGACAGTCAGAGGTCCTGATGGTCTCTATAATGTCAGCAGCAGAGTGACTGTGGAGAAGGGAAACAACAGATTTGTGTGTAGAATCCAACAGAAGAACATTAAGCAGATCAGAGAGACACACATTCATGTTCCAG ATTCCTCATcccatttttccttttccaagATCCTGGCTGTGGTTTGCCTTGCGATGATTTCTGCCGTCCTTTTTGACTGA